Genomic DNA from Acidobacteriota bacterium:
GTCACCCGTGTCGAGGGCAGAACCACGACCGTGAGCGTCGAGGAGGGGACGTGGCTCGAGGCGGGCAGGCAGATGTGGCTGCGATCGGACCGCGCGGTGTCCGGCGCCGGCAGCGTCGAGAGCGGCCGGGCGCGCTGGACGGTGATGGTCGGCCCGGAGGGAGCCACGGTCGATTGCTACTCCGGCGAACGGCCGAACGCGGTTCGCGTCGACGGCCGCCAGGTCACCGCGCGCGAGCTGACCTACGACGGGCCGCGCCGTTCCGTGCGGTTGGTATTGCCGCCCGGCACTCACGCGATCGATTTCGAACGCCGCCGCCAGAGGAAATAGGCCGGCACGCCGAGCAGCACGATTCCAGCGCCCCACGCGGACTCGCGCGGACGGCTCACCAGCGTGTTGAGCACGAACGCGCCGGCCGCGATCACGAACAGCGCCGGCAGCACCGGATACCCCCACACGAGGTACGGCCGCCGCCACTCCGGGTGCCTGCGGCGCAGCACGATCACGGCGGCAACGGTCATCGCATAGAAGATCCACGCGGCGAAGATCACGTAGGTGAAGAGCTGATCGTATCGCCCGCTCGCGGCCAGCACGGACGCCCATACACCCTGCGCGACGATGGCGGGCACCGGCGTGCCGAAGCGGCGGTCAACGCGCTGGAGACCCGGAAAGAACAGCCCGTCCCGCGCCATGGCGTAGTAGGCGCGCGGCCCGGCCAGGGTCATGCCGTTCACGGCGCCCGTGACCGACAGAAGAATCAGCAGCGAGATGAGAGTGCCTCCCGCGGGTCCCACCGCGACCCGCATCGCGTCGGCGGCGACATGCGTCGACCGCGAAAGAGCGTCGAACGGAAGCACGTACAAATACGCCAGCGTGGCCGCCAGGTAGAGCGCCATCACCACGGCCACCCCGCAGACGAGCGCCAGCGGAACGTTGCGCTCCGGGTTCACCGTCTCGCCGGCCACGAACGCGAAGTTGTGCCACCCCTCGTAAGCCCACAGCGCCCCCACCATCGCCGCGCCCACACCGGCGGCCCATCCGCCGGGTGGAGTTCCGTCCCCCCACAACGGTACGAAGTGCGTAACAGATCCCTCCGTCGCGGCAAAGCAGACGAACACGATGGCCGCAACACCCACGACCTTCACCGCCGTGAGCACGTTCTGCACGCGCGCCCCCAGCCGCACGCCGAGACAGTTCACCACCACGAGAACGACGATCAGTCCAACCGAGGCGAGTCTCGCCTCGACCACGGTCAGCGGGACAAAGTAACCGAGGTAGATCGCGAACGCGGCCCCCA
This window encodes:
- a CDS encoding amino acid permease gives rise to the protein MQPATLELKRQLDAFDSASIVIGCVIGSGIFIVPALTASQVGSTGLVLLVWIVAGALSLCGALAYAELGASLPAAGGQYVYLREAYGRMPAFLYGWTLFLVIHAGGMAALGAAFAIYLGYFVPLTVVEARLASVGLIVVLVVVNCLGVRLGARVQNVLTAVKVVGVAAIVFVCFAATEGSVTHFVPLWGDGTPPGGWAAGVGAAMVGALWAYEGWHNFAFVAGETVNPERNVPLALVCGVAVVMALYLAATLAYLYVLPFDALSRSTHVAADAMRVAVGPAGGTLISLLILLSVTGAVNGMTLAGPRAYYAMARDGLFFPGLQRVDRRFGTPVPAIVAQGVWASVLAASGRYDQLFTYVIFAAWIFYAMTVAAVIVLRRRHPEWRRPYLVWGYPVLPALFVIAAGAFVLNTLVSRPRESAWGAGIVLLGVPAYFLWRRRSKSIA